A portion of the Thunnus albacares chromosome 5, fThuAlb1.1, whole genome shotgun sequence genome contains these proteins:
- the taf10 gene encoding transcription initiation factor TFIID subunit 10, translating into MNIDNVNQSVTTGVSSTTSSTSSNCIANDNATTNVSSIPSVTSNASASAAMVTPSSDVSVSNGVYVPGGITNGDVKPAVSTTPLADFLLQLEEYTPTIPDAVTGYYLNRAGFEASDPRIIRLISLASQKFISDIANDALQYCKMKGTASGSSRSKTKDKKYTLTMEDLTPALSEYGVNVKKPYYFT; encoded by the exons atgaatATTGACAACGTTAATCAGTCTGTCACAACTGGAGTGTCATCTACGACGTCTTCAACTTCCAGCAATTGTATCGCAAATGATAATGCAACAACCAATGTCAGTAGCATCCCTTCGGTCACCAGTAATG CTTCAGCCTCAGCGGCCATGGTGACACCATCATCAGACGTATCTGTCTCCAATGGCGTCTATGTTCCTGGTGGCATCACCAATGGAGATGTAAAGCCTGCCGTTTCCACCACGCCCCTGGCTGATTTCCTCCTGCAGCTGGAAGAATACACTCCCACA attcCTGATGCAGTTACAGGCTACTACCTCAACCGGGCTGGCTTTGAAGCTTCTGATCCAAGAAT aATCCGTCTGATCTCCCTTGCGTCTCAGAAGTTCATCTCAGACATTGCTAATGATGCGCTGCAGTACTGTAAGATGAAGGGCACCGCCTCAGGAAGCTCAAGGAGCAAGACAAAG GATAAGAAGTACACTCTGACTATGGAAGACCTGACTCCTGCCCTCTCAGAATATGGTGTCAATGTCAAGAAGCCATATTACTTCACATAG